The Desulforegula conservatrix Mb1Pa genome includes a region encoding these proteins:
- a CDS encoding 4Fe-4S dicluster domain-containing protein — protein LVGPVKDKQFHVFRGLAAGEQPDMGYKNTRLSPKSIAFPASETMLVYNLDENVEGHHIMKEAEKDYSAQAVIGIRPYDAKAFKLVELNFNNPDYQDPYWVKAYECTTFIGLAINSPDQFDFSTSCGTGPFDDSALDVMLVDAGDSYLAKVMTDKGSAWMNAAGFSAEAGADAAAKIDSMKAAAEAKITSKVSFDKIKDKTILDLFNAPFWKEVAFGCINCGTCTYACPTCWCFDIQDVTKGKNGIRTKNWDSCMTGLFTVHATGHNPREHEWERTRQRFMHKLKYFLDKYNQGIMCVGCGRCVEQCPANIDVREVCNKMNAYNPGC, from the coding sequence CTGGTGGGCCCGGTCAAGGATAAGCAGTTCCATGTATTCAGAGGGCTTGCAGCTGGCGAACAGCCCGACATGGGTTACAAAAACACAAGACTTTCACCAAAGTCCATAGCTTTCCCGGCATCTGAAACCATGCTGGTTTATAATCTGGACGAAAATGTGGAAGGCCATCATATAATGAAAGAGGCTGAAAAGGATTATTCAGCCCAGGCCGTAATCGGCATCAGACCATACGACGCCAAGGCTTTCAAACTTGTTGAACTCAACTTCAACAATCCTGATTATCAGGATCCTTACTGGGTAAAGGCTTATGAATGCACAACCTTCATAGGCCTTGCGATCAACAGCCCTGACCAGTTTGATTTTTCCACAAGCTGCGGAACAGGGCCATTTGATGACTCGGCTCTGGATGTAATGCTTGTTGATGCTGGTGACAGCTACCTTGCAAAGGTGATGACAGACAAGGGATCTGCCTGGATGAACGCTGCGGGTTTTTCAGCTGAAGCAGGAGCAGACGCTGCCGCAAAGATAGACAGCATGAAAGCAGCAGCTGAAGCAAAGATCACTTCCAAGGTTTCGTTTGACAAGATCAAGGACAAAACCATACTCGATCTTTTCAATGCACCTTTCTGGAAAGAAGTTGCCTTCGGATGCATCAACTGCGGAACATGCACATACGCATGCCCGACATGCTGGTGCTTTGATATCCAGGATGTGACAAAGGGAAAGAACGGCATACGCACCAAGAACTGGGATTCCTGCATGACTGGCCTTTTTACGGTTCACGCTACAGGTCACAATCCAAGAGAGCACGAGTGGGAGCGCACACGCCAGAGATTCATGCACAAACTCAAGTACTTCCTTGACAAGTATAACCAGGGAATCATGTGTGTGGGCTGCGGCCGCTGTGTTGAGCAATGTCCTGCCAACATAGACGTTCGTGAGGTATGTAACAAGATGAACGCATATAACCCCGGCTGTTAA
- a CDS encoding FAD/NAD(P)-binding protein, which yields MQNPYKPYPVRIDDIQIATEDKSLKTFKFVFLDPEDENRFAYQAGQFGELSIPGQGEIPIGIASSPTEKGFVMFTVFRTGKVTGYLHEMKVGDIMGIRGPLGNWYPWDILEGKNILIVGGGFAFTTLRSSIKMMLDPANRKKFGRIDVVYGARSPGMLLYKEELMEWQQRDDINMHITVDRTDDPNWKYHTGFVPAITEKVAPPASDDTYAIICGPPVMIKFTQPVLDKLGYKHDHIIMSLENRMKCGIGMCGRCNIGKELVCKDGPVFTLEELNKTPKEY from the coding sequence ATGCAGAATCCATATAAACCATATCCGGTGCGCATAGACGATATTCAGATTGCCACCGAAGATAAGAGCCTCAAGACCTTCAAGTTTGTATTTCTTGATCCTGAGGACGAAAACAGATTTGCCTATCAGGCAGGTCAGTTTGGTGAACTTTCGATTCCTGGTCAGGGCGAAATTCCGATTGGTATTGCCTCCTCTCCTACAGAGAAGGGCTTTGTGATGTTTACCGTATTCAGGACAGGTAAGGTCACAGGCTATCTCCACGAGATGAAGGTGGGCGACATAATGGGTATCAGGGGGCCACTCGGCAACTGGTATCCGTGGGACATTCTTGAAGGCAAGAATATCCTTATAGTAGGCGGTGGTTTTGCTTTCACCACACTCAGATCATCCATCAAGATGATGCTTGATCCTGCCAACCGCAAGAAGTTCGGACGAATTGACGTTGTATACGGCGCAAGAAGTCCCGGAATGCTTCTTTACAAGGAAGAACTGATGGAATGGCAACAGCGTGATGACATAAACATGCACATCACAGTTGACAGAACTGATGATCCGAACTGGAAGTATCATACCGGCTTTGTTCCAGCAATTACCGAGAAGGTCGCGCCGCCTGCAAGCGATGACACTTATGCAATTATCTGCGGCCCGCCTGTAATGATCAAGTTCACCCAGCCTGTTCTGGATAAACTTGGATATAAGCATGACCACATAATTATGAGTCTTGAAAACCGCATGAAGTGCGGAATAGGCATGTGCGGTCGCTGCAACATAGGTAAGGAGCTGGTCTGTAAGGACGGCCCGGTATTTACACTTGAAGAGCTCAACAAGACTCCGAAGGAATACTAA
- a CDS encoding TusE/DsrC/DsvC family sulfur relay protein has product MATNVEFQGKTFVVDEDGFLEDFNTYTAEWVDYCKKEEGIETLSDEHWQVINVLQDYYKKNGIAPMVRVLSKLTGFKLKHIYELFPSGPGKGACKMAGLPKPTGCV; this is encoded by the coding sequence ATGGCAACTAATGTAGAATTTCAGGGTAAAACTTTCGTAGTTGATGAGGATGGTTTCCTCGAAGATTTCAATACCTACACTGCAGAGTGGGTTGATTACTGCAAGAAGGAAGAAGGTATCGAAACTCTTTCTGACGAACATTGGCAGGTAATTAACGTTCTTCAGGACTACTACAAGAAGAACGGCATTGCGCCAATGGTTCGCGTTCTTTCAAAACTTACCGGTTTCAAACTCAAGCACATCTATGAGCTCTTCCCTTCAGGACCTGGTAAGGGAGCTTGCAAGATGGCTGGTCTTCCAAAACCAACCGGTTGCGTATAG
- a CDS encoding secondary thiamine-phosphate synthase enzyme YjbQ, producing the protein MHMLNVKSRSRNELIDITADVTEYVAASCVTDGLCIVFTPHTTAAITINENADPDVPRDFVSALSKVFPVDMDFRHNEGNSDAHLKSSVVGCSELVIIQNGRPLLGTWQGLFFCEFDGPRNRKVFIKMIG; encoded by the coding sequence ATGCACATGCTGAACGTCAAATCCAGATCACGAAACGAGCTAATCGACATAACTGCCGATGTGACTGAATATGTTGCAGCGTCATGTGTAACGGATGGTTTGTGTATAGTCTTTACACCCCACACCACAGCAGCGATCACCATTAATGAAAATGCTGATCCTGATGTACCAAGGGATTTTGTCTCAGCTCTTTCAAAGGTTTTTCCCGTTGATATGGATTTCAGGCACAATGAGGGGAATTCGGATGCTCACCTGAAATCAAGTGTAGTTGGCTGTTCTGAGTTAGTGATAATTCAAAATGGCAGGCCTTTGCTCGGCACATGGCAGGGGCTTTTTTTCTGTGAATTTGATGGCCCGAGAAACCGCAAGGTTTTTATAAAAATGATAGGATAA
- the ahbA gene encoding siroheme decarboxylase subunit alpha produces the protein MQILDETDKRILNRIQSDFPITERPYQAIAKDLGLDEKLVIDRVRRLKDSGIIRRIGGNFGPEKLGYCSTLCAAQVPEDKIDEFAMVVNSYPGVTHNYLREHPLYNVWFTFIEPTRETIETNLKEISEKTGVKKIINLPATMVFKIKAHFNL, from the coding sequence ATGCAAATATTAGATGAAACTGACAAGAGAATCCTTAATCGCATACAGTCTGATTTTCCTATAACCGAGCGCCCTTATCAGGCCATTGCAAAGGACCTTGGGCTTGATGAAAAACTGGTCATCGACCGAGTCAGGAGGTTGAAAGACAGCGGAATAATAAGGCGCATAGGCGGCAATTTCGGGCCTGAAAAATTAGGCTATTGCAGTACACTGTGTGCAGCTCAGGTACCAGAAGACAAAATAGATGAATTTGCCATGGTAGTTAACAGTTACCCTGGTGTTACACATAATTATCTGAGAGAACATCCACTTTATAATGTCTGGTTTACTTTTATTGAACCGACAAGAGAGACTATTGAGACAAATCTTAAGGAAATCTCAGAAAAAACCGGGGTTAAGAAAATAATCAATCTCCCGGCAACCATGGTTTTTAAGATAAAGGCTCATTTTAATCTGTAA
- a CDS encoding nitrilase-related carbon-nitrogen hydrolase, which produces MPENIIKIAIAISNSQVGKIALNIEAMKRQVNEAASNGASLICFPEMNITGYYNSLELKNWSLPNECPELDIILQLASSFSITILAGFSEIDPEQNVYATHGVFYPNGQKYFYRKLHIAPPEKGIFQKGSEVPVFDYLGVKFGVQLCYDAHFPDLSTIMSLKGVDLIFFPHASPRGNSEKKMLSWLRHLTARAFDNGIYVAACNQCGENGKGLSFPGVALVVSPSGELESSLLTENDDILYLEFSKKTLADFRSSRMKYFLPNRRTDLFDL; this is translated from the coding sequence ATGCCTGAGAACATCATTAAAATCGCCATTGCCATCAGTAACTCCCAGGTTGGCAAAATTGCTTTGAATATAGAAGCAATGAAAAGACAGGTGAATGAAGCTGCAAGTAATGGCGCTTCTCTTATCTGTTTTCCAGAAATGAATATAACCGGTTATTATAACAGCCTTGAGCTGAAAAACTGGTCTCTGCCAAACGAATGCCCTGAACTTGACATTATTTTACAACTTGCTTCAAGTTTTTCAATCACCATTCTTGCCGGATTTTCCGAGATTGACCCTGAACAAAATGTGTATGCCACCCACGGCGTATTTTATCCGAACGGCCAAAAATATTTTTACAGAAAACTTCATATTGCACCACCTGAAAAAGGAATTTTTCAAAAAGGCAGTGAAGTTCCGGTGTTTGATTATCTTGGTGTAAAATTTGGTGTTCAGCTATGCTATGACGCTCATTTTCCAGATCTTTCCACAATAATGTCGCTTAAGGGTGTTGATTTGATTTTTTTCCCCCATGCGTCACCCCGCGGAAACTCTGAAAAAAAAATGCTGTCGTGGTTGCGTCATCTAACTGCCAGGGCTTTTGACAACGGAATCTATGTCGCAGCCTGCAACCAGTGTGGAGAAAATGGAAAGGGGCTTTCATTCCCCGGTGTCGCACTCGTTGTTTCACCATCAGGAGAACTTGAGTCTTCTCTTCTCACCGAGAATGATGATATACTTTACCTTGAATTCTCAAAAAAAACGCTGGCTGATTTCAGATCCAGCAGAATGAAGTACTTTCTTCCAAACAGAAGAACAGACCTTTTTGATTTATAA
- a CDS encoding lytic transglycosylase domain-containing protein, translated as MNLKLRFFASIFFILFSISAAFAEDSAPIAPDATYQSQIQQKNSNDHYDLVSAVRIKPPVTFCGENVPVENADVKERLETELLLMAWDKAQTVLWMKRAGRYFPHIEKQLKEKGLPDDIKYIAIIESSLRSGVNSSAGASGFWQFIESTGAKYGLDVNPVLDERRNLVLSTNAALQYFSSLHSLFGTWSLAAAAYNMGEYGLKERIESQETRDYYNLYLPNETMRYVFRAIAVKMIFSEPAKYGFNLNGDDVYKPVEADQVTVSCPYRISIMLISKAAQTYYKTIRDLNPEIKGSFLEKGEYKLSIPKGSLSGFISRFEANLRDNNLLHFYGIRKTHVIKEGESISILSERFGVKPETLKKWNGLDSESEMVAGKKIIYYSRM; from the coding sequence ATGAATCTGAAATTAAGATTTTTTGCGTCAATATTTTTTATTCTGTTCTCAATTTCAGCGGCCTTTGCAGAGGATTCAGCACCAATAGCGCCAGATGCTACTTATCAAAGCCAGATACAGCAAAAAAATTCCAACGATCATTATGATCTTGTATCTGCTGTCAGAATCAAGCCTCCTGTTACATTCTGCGGAGAGAACGTGCCTGTAGAGAATGCTGATGTAAAAGAAAGGCTTGAGACAGAGCTCCTTTTAATGGCCTGGGACAAAGCCCAGACAGTACTTTGGATGAAAAGGGCAGGGAGATATTTTCCTCATATTGAAAAACAGCTTAAAGAGAAGGGGCTGCCTGATGATATTAAATATATTGCAATAATTGAAAGTTCACTCAGGTCCGGAGTTAACTCAAGTGCCGGTGCTTCGGGATTCTGGCAGTTCATAGAATCAACGGGCGCAAAATATGGACTCGATGTTAATCCTGTTCTTGATGAACGCAGGAATCTGGTTCTTTCAACAAATGCGGCTCTTCAGTATTTTTCCAGCCTTCATTCTCTGTTTGGAACCTGGTCACTTGCTGCAGCAGCTTATAATATGGGGGAATATGGGCTTAAGGAGAGAATAGAATCTCAGGAAACCAGGGATTATTACAATCTTTACCTTCCCAATGAAACAATGCGGTATGTATTCCGGGCAATTGCGGTAAAAATGATTTTCTCAGAACCCGCCAAATACGGTTTTAATCTTAACGGTGATGATGTCTATAAACCTGTCGAGGCAGATCAGGTTACGGTCAGCTGTCCATATAGAATAAGTATTATGCTCATATCAAAGGCGGCCCAGACTTACTATAAAACAATACGAGATTTGAATCCTGAGATTAAGGGCTCTTTCCTTGAAAAGGGTGAATACAAATTATCTATTCCAAAGGGTTCTTTATCAGGTTTCATTTCCAGATTTGAGGCTAATTTGAGGGATAATAATCTCCTTCACTTTTACGGGATAAGAAAAACCCATGTTATAAAAGAAGGAGAAAGTATCAGTATCCTGTCAGAACGATTCGGTGTAAAGCCGGAAACCCTCAAGAAATGGAATGGGCTGGATTCTGAAAGTGAGATGGTTGCCGGTAAAAAAATTATTTATTACTCGAGAATGTAA
- the mfd gene encoding transcription-repair coupling factor: MNTRIVDTIMSKNEALSVSGLNNSGKALLISELCKNQKRPVWIIVETQKDADRIASDISFFSPDTEVEFLPPYNILPLKNLSKGPDSSDSRISLFYRLMNNEFKGAIIITPEALIQKVIPVKSLSDNLDLLIKNESIDLDAFISGLMACGYERAAIVENPGDFCLRGGILDVFSPIYSEPLRLEFFGDVVDDIRFFSPETQKKTGTAHEVVIVPAKETIFRSKDADAIIGRIRKHAADCGLTAKQARETIDRLKNEGLYQGIETLLPFFHETLGSIFDYISEGSVFIVDEPRSIEKRARDFRELVHDNFEKSVSGGKIASEADQISLSWEDASGFIDRLKPLIFKDLEITDSQRVIKDLDVSYEDNSDLTTKLKNISGRENLFGPLADWINIRKEQGLCVLLLAATKSQAERLHEIVSTYGVNAHLMTGCPDFVRQQSMVYVCTGRLSKGFTWPDKGLAVAVEDEIFGLKYHRRRTRKPSSIRESFLALEELASGDLIVHSEHGIGMYQGLEKLSFGPVVNDFLLITYQGGDKLFIPVDRINTIQKYLGVEEHVPVLDKMGGKSWDKAKEKAKKEVEKIAGELLALYAARKAQEGYSFAPPDHFFRDFEASFPYDETPDQLKAIDDVLGDMGSSIPMDRLVCGDVGYGKTEVALRAAFKAVSDSKQAVILVPTTILAEQHFRSFKTRFERYPVRLACLNRFRTKKEQHEIVEGLKNGSIDIVVGTHRLLQKDIEFKDVGLIVIDEEQRFGVKHKERLKNLRKTVDVLALSATPIPRTLHMSMMGIRDISVIATPPEERVPIKSYLSDYDESIISKAVRFELARGGQIFFVHNNIGSLDAKVEEIKKIVPEVRIGTAHGKMSEEELEKSMIGFINRDFDMLVCTTIIESGLDIPSANTMIINKADRFGLSQIYQLKGRIGRGSEQAFAYLLLDEGATISKDAQKRLKVLMEYSDLGSGFHIAMSDLQIRGGGAALGVSQSGHIAAVGYDMFLQLLDEAVADMKGEPKTEALEPEINIVMSSFIPESYVPDLDQRLHIYRRLSRMTNLNEIGAFREEMTERYGKPPLEALNILLKIMIRILAIRCGIKRVDLSETTLVLQFSPIHLKKPFAPAEYAASKKGSCVFTSDNTLKIDLGEQNITQALAKARNVLKELSARVNN, from the coding sequence ATGAATACCCGTATTGTTGATACTATTATGAGCAAGAATGAGGCATTGAGTGTCTCTGGCTTGAATAATTCTGGAAAGGCTCTGCTCATCAGCGAGCTGTGCAAAAATCAGAAAAGACCTGTCTGGATAATTGTTGAAACCCAGAAAGATGCCGACAGGATTGCCTCAGACATATCTTTTTTCAGTCCTGACACAGAAGTCGAGTTTCTGCCGCCATATAATATTCTGCCTCTTAAAAATCTTTCAAAAGGCCCTGACTCCTCTGACAGTAGAATAAGTCTTTTTTACAGGCTGATGAACAATGAGTTCAAGGGTGCTATCATTATCACTCCTGAAGCTCTTATCCAAAAAGTTATTCCTGTCAAATCCCTTTCTGATAATCTTGATCTTCTTATAAAAAACGAATCCATTGACCTTGACGCATTCATAAGTGGTCTCATGGCCTGCGGGTATGAGAGGGCCGCAATTGTTGAAAATCCTGGGGACTTCTGTTTAAGGGGAGGTATTCTTGATGTTTTCTCACCAATATACAGTGAGCCTCTTAGATTGGAATTTTTTGGGGATGTCGTGGATGACATCAGATTTTTTTCCCCTGAAACCCAGAAAAAAACAGGAACTGCGCATGAGGTTGTTATTGTTCCTGCAAAGGAGACCATCTTCAGATCGAAGGATGCTGACGCAATAATAGGCAGAATAAGAAAACATGCGGCAGATTGCGGCCTTACCGCTAAGCAGGCCAGGGAAACCATTGACAGACTTAAGAATGAGGGGCTTTATCAAGGCATAGAGACTCTTCTTCCTTTTTTCCATGAAACCCTTGGTAGTATTTTTGATTATATATCTGAGGGTTCTGTTTTTATCGTCGATGAACCAAGATCCATTGAAAAGAGAGCCCGTGACTTCAGGGAGCTTGTGCATGATAATTTTGAAAAATCAGTATCAGGCGGGAAAATAGCATCAGAGGCTGATCAGATAAGCCTTTCCTGGGAGGATGCGTCAGGCTTTATTGACAGACTTAAACCCTTGATTTTCAAGGATCTTGAAATCACGGACAGCCAGCGCGTTATAAAAGATCTTGATGTAAGCTACGAGGATAATTCTGATCTAACTACAAAGCTTAAAAATATTTCAGGTCGTGAGAATCTATTTGGCCCACTTGCTGACTGGATAAATATCAGAAAAGAGCAGGGCCTTTGCGTACTTCTTCTTGCCGCAACAAAATCCCAGGCCGAAAGACTTCATGAAATAGTGTCAACTTATGGAGTTAACGCTCACCTCATGACTGGCTGTCCTGATTTCGTTCGTCAGCAATCCATGGTTTATGTTTGTACAGGTAGATTGTCCAAGGGGTTCACATGGCCCGATAAAGGCTTAGCCGTCGCTGTTGAAGATGAAATATTCGGACTCAAATACCACAGGAGAAGAACAAGAAAGCCTTCAAGCATAAGAGAGAGCTTCCTTGCCCTTGAAGAACTTGCCAGCGGCGATCTTATCGTTCATTCCGAACACGGGATAGGCATGTACCAAGGACTTGAGAAACTGAGCTTTGGGCCTGTTGTAAACGATTTTCTTCTTATAACATATCAGGGCGGTGATAAACTTTTCATACCTGTTGACCGCATAAACACGATTCAGAAATACCTTGGAGTAGAGGAGCATGTTCCTGTCCTTGATAAAATGGGTGGAAAATCCTGGGACAAGGCAAAGGAAAAGGCAAAAAAAGAAGTTGAGAAAATTGCTGGAGAGCTGCTCGCTCTTTACGCAGCTCGAAAGGCCCAGGAAGGTTACTCATTCGCTCCTCCGGATCATTTTTTCAGGGATTTTGAGGCATCGTTTCCGTATGACGAGACACCAGATCAGCTTAAGGCCATTGATGATGTTCTTGGCGACATGGGCAGTTCTATACCCATGGACAGGCTTGTATGCGGTGACGTTGGCTACGGCAAGACAGAGGTCGCATTAAGGGCTGCCTTCAAGGCTGTCAGCGACAGTAAACAGGCCGTAATTCTTGTTCCAACGACTATCCTCGCAGAACAGCATTTTCGGTCTTTTAAGACAAGATTTGAAAGATATCCTGTAAGGCTTGCTTGTCTTAACCGTTTCAGAACCAAAAAAGAACAGCATGAGATTGTCGAAGGTCTTAAAAACGGTTCTATTGATATAGTTGTCGGAACCCACAGACTTCTTCAAAAAGACATAGAATTCAAGGATGTTGGCCTTATTGTAATAGATGAGGAACAGAGATTCGGGGTAAAGCATAAGGAGAGGCTTAAAAATCTCAGGAAAACCGTAGATGTTTTAGCGCTCAGTGCAACTCCTATCCCAAGAACCCTCCATATGTCCATGATGGGTATAAGGGATATCAGCGTGATAGCGACGCCTCCTGAAGAAAGGGTTCCAATAAAGTCCTATCTTTCTGATTATGATGAAAGCATCATATCAAAGGCTGTAAGGTTCGAGCTTGCAAGGGGAGGGCAGATATTCTTCGTCCACAACAATATCGGTTCCCTTGACGCCAAAGTCGAGGAAATCAAAAAGATAGTTCCTGAAGTAAGAATTGGAACTGCCCACGGTAAAATGTCCGAAGAAGAACTTGAAAAAAGCATGATAGGATTCATCAACCGTGATTTTGACATGCTTGTCTGTACGACAATTATCGAATCGGGCCTTGATATCCCATCTGCCAATACAATGATAATAAACAAGGCTGACAGATTCGGTCTGTCCCAGATATATCAGCTTAAAGGAAGAATAGGTCGCGGATCTGAGCAGGCCTTTGCTTATCTTCTTCTTGATGAAGGCGCGACAATAAGCAAGGATGCCCAGAAGCGTCTTAAGGTTCTTATGGAATACAGCGACCTTGGTTCAGGTTTTCATATTGCCATGAGCGACCTCCAGATTCGAGGAGGAGGAGCGGCCCTTGGCGTGTCCCAGTCTGGTCATATTGCAGCTGTCGGATATGATATGTTCCTTCAGCTGCTTGACGAGGCTGTCGCGGATATGAAGGGCGAGCCAAAAACAGAAGCCCTCGAACCTGAAATAAACATAGTCATGTCTTCATTCATTCCTGAATCATATGTGCCTGATCTTGATCAGAGACTGCATATTTACAGACGTCTTTCACGGATGACGAATCTTAATGAGATAGGCGCTTTCAGGGAAGAGATGACAGAAAGATATGGAAAACCGCCTTTGGAGGCTCTGAATATACTTCTCAAAATTATGATCAGAATTCTTGCAATCAGATGTGGTATAAAAAGGGTGGATCTGAGTGAGACAACACTTGTTCTGCAATTTTCTCCAATTCACCTGAAAAAGCCTTTTGCCCCTGCCGAATATGCGGCCTCCAAAAAAGGCTCCTGCGTATTCACATCAGACAATACTCTAAAGATCGACCTTGGAGAACAGAACATAACCCAGGCGCTCGCCAAGGCCAGAAATGTATTGAAAGAGCTTTCGGCCCGTGTTAACAATTAA
- a CDS encoding SurA N-terminal domain-containing protein, translating into MKKKIIIHLLLATLLITFSGCSFIPKDKDKVLVKVGKKSVTVFDYKQALELAKTAYPHNVTQNPAEFKIVLNELLHDLVEELILQNAAESMGVTISKEALKAEVDRIKADYPDNTFEQMLLENAIPYDAWEDRLRIQLLMDKVINEALIKNVVVTPEETKEYYNSIYLPEHGGVPEEGMTEEQITKSILENLKRKKAEDAYEDWLGKVQSQYKIDINKAEWQKIISQNAG; encoded by the coding sequence GTGAAAAAAAAAATTATAATACACCTTTTATTAGCAACACTTCTTATAACTTTTTCAGGTTGTTCCTTTATCCCGAAAGACAAGGATAAGGTTCTTGTAAAAGTCGGGAAGAAGTCAGTAACTGTTTTTGATTATAAACAGGCGCTTGAGCTGGCCAAGACCGCTTATCCGCACAATGTGACCCAAAATCCCGCTGAGTTTAAAATCGTTCTGAATGAACTTCTTCACGATCTTGTTGAAGAGCTTATTCTTCAGAATGCTGCGGAGTCCATGGGAGTTACCATATCAAAAGAAGCTCTCAAGGCCGAGGTCGACAGAATAAAGGCTGATTATCCGGACAATACGTTTGAACAGATGCTTTTAGAAAATGCCATACCTTATGATGCCTGGGAGGACAGGCTCAGGATACAGCTTCTCATGGATAAGGTAATTAACGAGGCGCTTATCAAAAATGTCGTTGTAACCCCTGAAGAGACAAAGGAATATTATAATAGCATTTATTTGCCTGAGCATGGAGGAGTGCCTGAAGAGGGAATGACAGAAGAGCAGATTACAAAGTCCATCCTCGAGAACCTTAAAAGAAAAAAAGCAGAGGATGCATATGAGGATTGGCTGGGCAAAGTGCAGTCTCAATACAAGATAGATATTAACAAAGCCGAATGGCAAAAAATTATTTCTCAGAATGCCGGATAA
- a CDS encoding peptidylprolyl isomerase: MTKKSFRVSAVFTIITISALACMLLDRSVLNAQTTVVDRIVAIVNQDIITLSELTKATAPYEKMVKEKKYPSEQEQQLVFKIRKDAIERLVEKALTDQEVKKYGITVSDKELDSSVERFKEQGALNDEDFRKALAREGMTPEGFREETRGRILRSKLVNAMVKSKIVITEEDIKKYHEKTTGTKDDGKMHHLFHILKSYENKTDSAGGISPKEEMDQILSRLKNGEDFSVVAKLTSESPTAESGGDLGLFNIGDLSTEIKGAVEKLSPGEFSDVVQTSQGYQIFFLKEIVDAQSKSYTDSSSEIEEKLYNEIIEEKFKTWLDGLKEKSYIKIIN, translated from the coding sequence ATGACAAAAAAAAGTTTTAGAGTATCAGCTGTTTTTACAATTATTACCATTTCTGCCCTTGCCTGTATGTTGCTTGACAGATCTGTATTAAATGCCCAAACTACTGTTGTGGATAGAATCGTTGCAATTGTTAATCAGGATATTATTACGCTTTCAGAACTCACAAAAGCAACTGCTCCTTATGAAAAAATGGTTAAGGAAAAAAAATATCCGTCAGAACAGGAGCAACAGCTTGTTTTCAAGATAAGAAAAGATGCCATTGAAAGACTCGTTGAAAAGGCCTTAACTGATCAGGAAGTTAAAAAATACGGCATAACGGTTTCTGACAAGGAACTCGATTCCTCTGTGGAGCGCTTTAAAGAACAAGGCGCTCTTAATGACGAAGATTTCAGAAAAGCTCTTGCCAGGGAAGGGATGACTCCGGAAGGCTTCAGGGAAGAAACAAGGGGCAGAATTCTCAGGTCAAAACTCGTTAATGCCATGGTCAAGTCCAAAATTGTCATCACTGAAGAAGATATCAAAAAATACCACGAAAAAACCACAGGCACCAAAGATGACGGTAAAATGCATCATCTTTTCCACATCCTGAAATCATATGAAAATAAAACAGATTCTGCGGGCGGTATTTCTCCGAAAGAAGAAATGGATCAGATTTTATCAAGGCTGAAAAACGGAGAGGATTTCTCTGTTGTTGCAAAACTGACGTCTGAGTCGCCAACAGCTGAATCTGGAGGAGATCTAGGATTGTTCAATATCGGAGATCTTTCTACAGAAATCAAAGGCGCTGTTGAAAAATTAAGTCCAGGTGAGTTTTCGGACGTTGTTCAGACTTCCCAAGGGTATCAGATTTTTTTTCTGAAGGAAATTGTGGATGCTCAGTCAAAGTCCTACACGGATTCATCGAGTGAAATTGAAGAAAAATTATATAACGAAATAATCGAGGAAAAATTTAAGACCTGGCTTGATGGTCTTAAGGAAAAGTCATACATAAAGATCATTAACTAA